A part of Pseudomonas lutea genomic DNA contains:
- a CDS encoding cache domain-containing protein: MGQCWAAGDEAQEAAAAKALLEKAVARYRVQGDKSLAEFSRQGEFVDGERYVFVTDTQGIMLASGGPSVALIGRDVSSVLDPELQKTFKHVLQTPESAGVQQAEYRWQNWRDGKVERKRVYFQRLANRVLAVGYYLPRASPEQARALLDKASKAIEQDRDGTVRAINDLKGGFLEDDLYVFVVDLASKRYVAHGTNLRLVNTDFSKVKDPEGKPVGIPILEIVRQQAEGDYEYRWRNPVTGKVEHKHAYVRRVGGYLVAVGYYSG; the protein is encoded by the coding sequence ATGGGTCAGTGCTGGGCTGCGGGTGACGAAGCGCAGGAGGCCGCAGCTGCCAAGGCTCTGCTTGAGAAAGCCGTTGCCCGATATCGCGTCCAGGGCGACAAGTCGCTGGCCGAGTTCAGCCGTCAGGGCGAGTTCGTCGACGGCGAGCGTTACGTTTTCGTCACCGACACCCAAGGCATCATGCTCGCCAGCGGCGGGCCTTCGGTGGCCTTGATCGGGCGAGATGTTTCATCAGTGCTCGATCCGGAACTGCAAAAGACCTTCAAGCACGTGCTGCAGACCCCCGAGAGCGCAGGCGTACAACAAGCTGAATATCGCTGGCAGAACTGGCGCGACGGCAAGGTCGAGCGCAAACGTGTGTACTTTCAGCGTCTCGCCAATCGGGTCTTGGCGGTGGGCTATTACCTGCCGCGCGCATCGCCAGAGCAGGCCAGGGCATTGCTCGATAAGGCATCCAAAGCAATTGAGCAGGACAGAGACGGCACGGTCCGCGCAATCAACGACCTGAAAGGCGGATTCCTCGAAGACGACCTGTATGTCTTTGTCGTGGACCTGGCATCAAAGCGCTATGTCGCCCATGGCACTAACCTGCGGCTGGTCAATACCGACTTCAGCAAGGTCAAGGACCCGGAAGGCAAACCCGTCGGCATTCCGATCCTTGAGATAGTCAGGCAGCAGGCCGAAGGCGACTACGAATACCGCTGGCGCAACCCGGTGACCGGCAAGGTCGAGCACAAGCATGCCTATGTGCGCAGAGTCGGCGGCTACCTGGTGGCGGTCGGGTATTACAGCGGCTGA
- a CDS encoding TetR family transcriptional regulator has product MVRRTKEEAQETRRQILEAAEQAFYDRGVSRTTLADIAALAGVTRGAIYWHFSNKADLVQAMLDSLHEPLEEMARASESEDEVDPLGWTRKLLIHLFQQVANDPKTRRINEILFHKFEFTDEMCDMRQQRQFVWLDANERIALALSNASRQGQLPADLNPQRAAICLHAYIHGILGQWLLVPESFSLQNDAERLVDGILDMLRFSPALRDAGLPPAPASQQAVIASKA; this is encoded by the coding sequence ATGGTCCGACGCACGAAAGAAGAGGCTCAGGAAACACGCAGGCAGATTCTCGAAGCTGCCGAGCAGGCTTTCTACGATCGAGGGGTCTCGCGCACAACGCTTGCAGACATTGCTGCCTTGGCGGGCGTGACCCGTGGCGCGATCTATTGGCACTTCAGCAATAAGGCCGATCTGGTTCAGGCGATGCTCGACAGTCTCCATGAACCCCTTGAAGAAATGGCACGCGCAAGCGAAAGCGAGGATGAAGTTGATCCGCTGGGGTGGACGCGCAAGCTTCTCATTCATTTGTTTCAGCAAGTTGCCAACGATCCCAAGACCCGCCGCATCAATGAAATTCTGTTTCATAAATTCGAATTTACCGACGAAATGTGTGACATGCGTCAACAGCGTCAATTTGTCTGGCTCGACGCCAACGAACGAATCGCGCTGGCGCTCAGCAATGCTTCCCGCCAAGGGCAATTGCCGGCAGACCTGAACCCGCAGCGCGCGGCCATCTGTCTGCATGCTTATATCCACGGCATTCTGGGGCAGTGGTTGCTGGTGCCGGAGAGCTTCTCCCTGCAAAACGACGCCGAACGTCTGGTTGACGGCATTCTCGACATGCTTCGCTTCAGCCCCGCACTGCGCGATGCCGGGCTGCCTCCAGCGCCTGCGAGTCAGCAGGCGGTTATTGCCAGCAAGGCGTGA
- a CDS encoding efflux RND transporter periplasmic adaptor subunit — protein MQFKPAVTVLVTAVALASLLSGCSKKEEAAPAPPPPQVGVVTLKTQAYTLTSELPGRTTAFRIAEVRPQVNGIILKRLFTEGADVKAGQQLYQIDPALYQATLDSAKATYESSNSLAGRYKQLINEQAVSRQEYDTAVGSAREAKAAVQTAEINLRYTKVYAPISGRIGRSLVTEGALVSNGQADAMATIQQLDPIYVDVIQSSAEMLKLRRELESGQLQKAGDNAAKVKLVLEDGSIYPVEGKLEFSEVSVDETTGSVTLRAMFQNPDHTLLPGMFVHARLQSGVAANAILVPQQGITRDLKGTPTALVVNADNKVETRTLVANRTIGSDWLVEKGLNAGDRVITEGLQYVKPGAEVKVAEASNVNAENPAPAPATDKAAGSKGE, from the coding sequence ATGCAATTCAAGCCAGCTGTTACCGTACTGGTCACTGCCGTTGCCCTGGCATCGCTGCTTAGCGGATGCAGTAAAAAGGAAGAAGCGGCCCCGGCACCACCGCCCCCTCAGGTCGGCGTCGTTACTCTGAAAACCCAGGCTTACACGCTGACATCCGAGCTGCCCGGCCGAACCACTGCGTTTCGCATCGCAGAAGTTCGTCCGCAAGTGAACGGCATCATCCTCAAGCGCCTGTTCACCGAAGGTGCAGACGTCAAGGCAGGCCAGCAGCTTTACCAGATCGATCCGGCGCTCTATCAGGCCACCCTCGACAGCGCCAAGGCGACGTACGAGTCTTCCAACTCGCTGGCGGGCCGTTACAAGCAACTGATCAACGAGCAAGCCGTCAGCCGTCAGGAATACGACACGGCGGTGGGTTCGGCCCGTGAAGCCAAGGCGGCGGTGCAAACTGCCGAAATCAACCTGCGCTATACCAAGGTTTACGCCCCGATCTCCGGCCGTATTGGCCGCTCGCTGGTGACCGAAGGTGCGCTGGTCAGCAATGGTCAGGCGGATGCCATGGCCACCATTCAGCAACTCGACCCGATCTACGTCGACGTGATTCAGTCTTCTGCTGAAATGCTCAAACTGCGTCGAGAGCTGGAAAGCGGCCAGCTGCAGAAAGCCGGCGACAACGCTGCCAAGGTCAAGCTGGTGCTGGAAGACGGCAGCATTTATCCGGTCGAAGGCAAGCTTGAATTCTCCGAGGTCTCGGTTGACGAAACCACTGGCTCGGTGACCTTGCGCGCCATGTTCCAGAACCCTGACCACACCCTGCTGCCGGGCATGTTCGTGCATGCGCGTCTGCAATCAGGCGTCGCAGCCAATGCGATTCTGGTGCCGCAACAAGGCATCACCCGTGACCTGAAAGGCACGCCGACGGCGCTGGTGGTCAACGCCGACAACAAGGTCGAAACGCGCACCCTCGTCGCCAACCGCACCATCGGCAGCGACTGGCTGGTCGAAAAAGGCCTGAACGCTGGTGATCGCGTCATCACCGAAGGCCTGCAATACGTCAAGCCAGGTGCCGAAGTGAAGGTGGCTGAAGCCAGCAATGTCAACGCAGAGAACCCGGCCCCTGCCCCGGCAACTGATAAAGCCGCAGGCAGTAAAGGGGAGTAA
- a CDS encoding efflux RND transporter permease subunit has translation MSKFFIDRPIFAWVIALVIMLVGTLSILKLPINQYPAIAPPAIAIQVTYPGANAQTVQDTVVQVIEQQLNGIDNLRYVSSESNSDGSMTITATFNQGTNPDIAQVQVQNKLNLATPLLPQEVQQQGIRVTKAVKNFLMVVGLVSEDGSMGKEDLSNYIVSNMQDPISRTSGVGDFQVFGAQYAMRIWLDPAKLNNFQLTPVDVKTAITAQNVQVSSGQIGGLPALKGQQLNATIIGKTRLQTAEQFGNILLKVNQDGSQVRLKDVAKVGLGGENYSIDAQFNGKPASGLAIKLATGANALDTAKAIRATISQLEPFFPPGMKVVYPYDTTPVVQESITGVVHTLGEAIILVFLVMYLFLQNFRATIITTMTVPVVLLGTFGILAAAGFTINTLTMFGVILAIGLLVDDAIVVVENVERVMAEDKLSPRDATIKSMEQIQGALVGIALVLCAVLLPMAFFGGSTGVIYRQFSITIVSAMALSVLVALIFTPALCSTLLKPIDHEKHGQPKRGFFGWFNRTFDRSVLSYERGVGNMIKHKIPAYIVYVLIVCGTIWMFTRIPSAFLPEEDQGVIFAQVQTPPGSSAERTQTVIDNMRKYLLEEESGAVNSVFTVNGFNFAGRGQSSGLAFIMLKPWGDRDASNSVFELAKRAQQHFFGFRDAMTFAVVPPAVLELGNATGFDVYLQDQGGVGHAKLMEARNQLLGMAAQSKVLAGVRPNGLNDEPQYQLVIDDERAQALGLSLSDINTTLSIAMGGNYVNDFIDRGRVKKVYVQGDASARMKPEDLKKWYVRNSSGEMVPFASFATGEWVFGSPKLSRYNGVPAEEVLGTPAPGYSTGQAMAEVEQLAKKLPAGVGLSWTGLSYEERLSGSQAPALYALSILIVFLCLAALYESWSIPIAVLLVIPLGVIGALMATSLRGLSNDVFFQVGLLVTVGLAAKNAILIVEFAKELHEQGKGIVEATIEACRMRLRPIVMTSMAFILGVVPLAISSGAGAGSQHSIGTGVIGGMITAVILAIFWVPLFFVSVSSLFKGKQKHTPHDEAGQ, from the coding sequence ATGTCGAAATTCTTTATCGACCGGCCAATTTTCGCGTGGGTAATTGCCCTCGTGATCATGCTGGTGGGGACGCTGTCGATCCTCAAGTTACCGATCAACCAGTACCCGGCGATTGCGCCACCGGCCATCGCCATCCAGGTAACCTACCCGGGCGCCAACGCGCAAACCGTGCAGGACACCGTGGTTCAGGTGATCGAGCAGCAACTCAACGGTATCGACAACCTGCGTTATGTGTCCTCGGAAAGTAACTCCGACGGCAGCATGACCATCACCGCGACGTTCAATCAGGGCACCAACCCGGACATCGCGCAGGTTCAGGTCCAGAACAAGCTCAACCTCGCCACCCCGCTGCTGCCGCAAGAAGTGCAGCAACAGGGCATCCGCGTGACCAAGGCGGTGAAAAACTTCCTGATGGTGGTTGGCCTGGTGTCCGAAGATGGCAGCATGGGCAAGGAAGACTTGTCCAACTACATCGTGTCGAACATGCAGGATCCGATCTCCCGTACCTCCGGTGTGGGTGACTTTCAGGTGTTCGGTGCGCAGTACGCGATGCGTATCTGGCTCGACCCGGCCAAGCTGAACAACTTCCAGCTGACGCCAGTCGACGTCAAAACCGCGATCACTGCCCAGAACGTTCAGGTGTCCTCCGGCCAGATCGGCGGCCTGCCTGCGCTCAAGGGTCAGCAGCTGAACGCTACGATTATCGGTAAAACCCGTCTGCAGACCGCCGAACAGTTCGGCAATATTCTGCTGAAGGTCAATCAGGACGGTTCGCAGGTTCGCCTCAAAGACGTCGCCAAGGTTGGTCTGGGTGGCGAGAACTACAGCATCGACGCGCAGTTCAACGGCAAGCCGGCTTCCGGTCTGGCGATCAAGCTGGCGACCGGCGCGAATGCTCTGGACACCGCCAAGGCGATCCGCGCCACGATCTCCCAGCTGGAACCTTTCTTCCCGCCTGGCATGAAAGTGGTTTACCCGTACGACACCACACCGGTTGTTCAGGAATCGATCACCGGCGTGGTTCATACCCTGGGTGAGGCGATCATCCTGGTGTTCCTGGTGATGTACCTGTTCCTGCAAAACTTCCGCGCAACGATCATCACCACGATGACCGTCCCGGTAGTATTGCTGGGTACCTTCGGGATCCTCGCGGCAGCCGGCTTCACCATCAACACGCTGACCATGTTCGGGGTGATCCTGGCCATCGGCTTGCTGGTGGACGATGCCATCGTCGTGGTGGAAAACGTCGAGCGGGTAATGGCGGAAGACAAACTTTCGCCGCGTGACGCGACGATCAAGTCCATGGAGCAGATCCAGGGGGCGCTGGTCGGTATCGCACTGGTTCTGTGTGCGGTGCTGTTGCCAATGGCCTTCTTCGGCGGCTCGACCGGTGTGATTTACCGGCAGTTCTCGATCACCATCGTTTCGGCAATGGCGCTGTCGGTGCTGGTCGCATTGATCTTCACCCCGGCGTTGTGTTCGACCCTGCTCAAGCCGATTGACCATGAGAAACACGGGCAGCCGAAACGTGGATTCTTTGGCTGGTTCAACCGCACCTTCGACCGCAGCGTACTGAGCTACGAGCGCGGCGTGGGCAATATGATCAAGCACAAGATCCCGGCCTACATCGTCTACGTGCTGATCGTCTGCGGCACCATCTGGATGTTTACCCGCATCCCGAGCGCGTTCCTGCCGGAAGAAGACCAGGGCGTGATCTTCGCTCAGGTGCAGACCCCTCCAGGCTCGTCGGCAGAACGCACGCAGACCGTCATCGACAACATGCGCAAGTACCTGCTTGAAGAAGAGTCCGGCGCGGTCAACTCGGTGTTCACCGTGAACGGCTTCAACTTCGCCGGCCGCGGTCAAAGCTCGGGCCTTGCGTTCATCATGCTCAAGCCGTGGGGCGATCGTGATGCGTCCAACAGCGTGTTCGAGTTGGCCAAACGGGCGCAGCAGCACTTCTTCGGCTTCCGTGATGCGATGACCTTTGCGGTCGTGCCGCCAGCGGTACTGGAGCTGGGTAACGCCACCGGTTTTGACGTTTATCTGCAGGATCAGGGCGGCGTGGGTCATGCCAAGCTGATGGAAGCGCGTAACCAACTGCTGGGTATGGCGGCGCAGAGCAAGGTTCTGGCGGGCGTACGTCCGAACGGTCTGAACGATGAGCCGCAATACCAGCTGGTGATTGACGACGAGCGCGCGCAGGCATTGGGCCTGAGCCTGTCGGACATCAACACCACGCTGTCCATCGCGATGGGTGGCAACTACGTCAACGACTTCATCGACCGCGGTCGGGTCAAGAAGGTGTACGTGCAAGGCGATGCCAGTGCGCGGATGAAGCCCGAAGACCTGAAGAAGTGGTACGTGCGCAACAGCTCCGGCGAAATGGTCCCGTTCGCCTCGTTCGCGACCGGCGAGTGGGTGTTCGGTTCGCCAAAACTGTCGCGTTACAACGGTGTCCCTGCCGAAGAAGTTCTGGGTACGCCGGCACCTGGCTACAGTACCGGTCAGGCCATGGCCGAGGTCGAGCAACTGGCGAAGAAACTGCCAGCTGGCGTTGGCCTTTCCTGGACAGGCCTGTCCTATGAGGAGCGCCTGTCCGGTTCGCAGGCACCGGCGTTGTACGCGCTGTCCATTCTGATCGTGTTCCTGTGTCTGGCGGCGTTGTACGAAAGCTGGTCCATTCCGATCGCGGTCTTGCTGGTCATTCCGCTGGGGGTCATCGGTGCGCTGATGGCAACGAGCTTGCGCGGGCTGTCCAACGACGTGTTCTTCCAGGTGGGCCTGTTGGTGACGGTGGGTCTGGCGGCGAAAAACGCCATCCTTATCGTCGAGTTCGCCAAGGAATTGCACGAACAAGGCAAAGGGATCGTCGAGGCGACCATCGAGGCGTGTCGGATGCGTCTGCGGCCGATCGTGATGACGTCCATGGCGTTCATCCTCGGTGTGGTCCCGCTGGCCATTTCGTCGGGCGCCGGTGCCGGTAGCCAGCATTCGATCGGTACGGGCGTGATCGGCGGTATGATTACCGCGGTTATTCTCGCGATCTTCTGGGTACCGCTGTTCTTCGTTTCGGTATCCTCGCTGTTCAAAGGCAAACAGAAACACACTCCACACGATGAGGCTGGCCAATGA
- the adeC gene encoding AdeC/AdeK/OprM family multidrug efflux complex outer membrane factor: MSKSLISLAVTAFILGGCSLIPEYQQPAAPVPAQFPQGPAYSPAQAANQAAAEQGWRQFFHDPALQQLIQTSLQNNRDLRVAALNIDAYRAQYRIQRADLFPGVAASATGTRQRVPGDLSQTGESRITSQYSVGLGVSSYELDLFGRVRSLSEQALQTYFAGEEGRRSTQISLVANVANAYLTWQADKELLKLTQDTLGAFEESLRLTSRSSEVGVASALDLAQSRTSVESARVKLAQYQRLVAQDENNLVLLLGTGLPANLPASQPLSADMLNEMPPGLPSELLQRRPDILQAEYSLKAANANIGAARAAFFPSISLTASAGTASGDLSGLFKGGSGTWLFEPTINLPIFNAGSLRASLDYSKIQKDIGVANYEKAIQTAFQEVSDGLAARKTFTDQLKAQTDFVNANQDYYRLAERRYRIGIDSNLTFLDAQRQLFSAQQSLITDRLAQLNSEVNLYRALGGGWYEQTPTGERQPTAGDVPSTRLF, encoded by the coding sequence ATGAGCAAGTCCCTGATCTCGCTGGCAGTCACCGCGTTCATTCTCGGCGGCTGCTCGTTGATCCCCGAGTACCAGCAACCCGCCGCGCCAGTGCCCGCGCAGTTTCCTCAAGGTCCGGCATACTCGCCGGCCCAGGCGGCCAACCAGGCAGCGGCCGAGCAAGGCTGGCGTCAGTTTTTCCATGACCCGGCGCTGCAGCAGCTGATTCAGACGTCGCTGCAAAACAACCGTGACCTGCGCGTTGCGGCGCTCAACATCGACGCTTACCGCGCGCAGTACCGCATTCAACGTGCGGATCTGTTTCCGGGCGTAGCGGCTTCGGCTACCGGTACTCGCCAGCGTGTACCGGGCGATCTGTCACAAACAGGCGAGTCCCGCATCACCAGTCAGTATTCGGTAGGGCTGGGGGTAAGTTCGTACGAGCTGGACCTGTTCGGCCGCGTACGCAGCCTGAGTGAGCAGGCGCTGCAGACCTACTTTGCCGGTGAAGAGGGTCGTCGCAGCACGCAGATCAGCCTGGTGGCCAACGTCGCCAACGCTTATCTGACGTGGCAGGCGGACAAGGAACTGCTCAAGCTGACGCAGGACACTCTGGGCGCGTTCGAAGAAAGCCTGCGCCTGACTTCGCGCAGCAGCGAAGTTGGCGTGGCCTCGGCACTGGACCTGGCGCAGTCGCGCACCTCGGTCGAAAGCGCCCGCGTCAAGCTGGCGCAGTATCAACGCCTGGTTGCGCAGGATGAAAACAATCTGGTGCTGCTGCTAGGCACCGGTTTGCCGGCTAACCTGCCCGCCTCGCAACCGTTGAGTGCCGACATGCTCAACGAGATGCCGCCGGGACTGCCGTCCGAGTTGCTGCAGCGTCGTCCGGACATTCTTCAGGCCGAATACAGCCTGAAGGCGGCCAACGCCAACATCGGCGCAGCACGCGCCGCGTTCTTCCCCAGCATCAGCCTGACGGCCAGTGCAGGCACGGCGAGCGGCGACCTGAGCGGTCTGTTCAAGGGCGGTTCGGGCACCTGGTTGTTTGAGCCGACGATCAATCTGCCAATCTTCAACGCGGGCAGTCTGCGCGCAAGCCTGGACTACTCGAAGATTCAGAAAGACATCGGCGTTGCCAACTATGAGAAGGCGATTCAGACAGCGTTCCAGGAAGTGTCCGACGGCCTTGCCGCGCGCAAGACCTTCACCGATCAGCTCAAGGCGCAGACTGACTTCGTCAACGCCAACCAGGACTACTACCGTCTGGCCGAGCGTCGGTATCGCATCGGCATCGACAGCAACCTGACCTTCCTTGACGCCCAGCGTCAGTTGTTCAGCGCGCAACAGTCGCTCATCACCGATCGCCTGGCGCAGCTCAACAGCGAGGTCAATCTGTACCGGGCACTGGGCGGTGGCTGGTACGAACAGACCCCGACCGGCGAGCGCCAGCCCACAGCGGGTGACGTGCCTTCGACGCGTTTGTTCTGA
- the pcaD gene encoding 3-oxoadipate enol-lactonase: protein MAFVSLEDGELHYQMDGEADAPVLVLSSSLGTDLHMWDAQVAALSKSFRILRYDTRGHGQSLVTQGPYTVEQLGRDVLALLDALNIDRAHFCGLSMGGLIGQWLGIHASDRLHKLILCNTAAKIGDADMWGPRLELVEKGGAQAMKELAAGAAGRWFTPDFAQQHADKVTAITDVLAATSPLGYAACCAAVRDADLRKEVSSINVPTLIICASHDSVTTVADGHFLQNHIYGSQLSDYYAAHLSSVELGEVFALRVTDFLLG from the coding sequence ATGGCGTTCGTATCACTCGAAGACGGTGAGCTGCATTATCAAATGGATGGCGAAGCAGATGCGCCGGTGCTGGTCCTGTCCAGCTCGCTGGGCACCGATCTGCACATGTGGGACGCGCAGGTGGCGGCGCTGAGCAAGTCGTTCCGCATTCTGCGTTACGACACACGAGGGCATGGCCAGTCCCTCGTCACGCAAGGGCCATACACAGTCGAGCAACTCGGGCGCGACGTGCTGGCACTGCTTGATGCGCTGAACATCGACCGCGCGCACTTTTGCGGGCTGTCCATGGGCGGCCTGATCGGTCAGTGGCTGGGCATTCACGCGAGCGATAGGCTGCACAAGCTCATCCTGTGCAATACAGCCGCTAAAATCGGCGACGCAGACATGTGGGGGCCGCGTCTGGAGCTGGTGGAGAAGGGCGGGGCGCAGGCGATGAAAGAACTTGCAGCGGGCGCCGCAGGACGCTGGTTTACTCCCGACTTTGCCCAACAACACGCCGACAAAGTTACCGCCATCACCGACGTGCTGGCCGCGACCTCGCCGTTGGGCTATGCCGCCTGCTGCGCCGCTGTGCGTGACGCCGACTTGCGCAAGGAAGTCAGCTCGATCAACGTCCCCACGCTGATCATCTGCGCCAGCCACGATTCGGTTACCACGGTCGCGGACGGGCACTTCCTGCAGAACCACATTTACGGCAGTCAGCTGTCGGATTACTACGCAGCGCACCTGTCCAGTGTTGAACTGGGTGAAGTGTTTGCCCTGCGCGTGACGGACTTCCTGCTGGGATAA
- a CDS encoding MFS family transporter has translation MTTTHYTGEERRKRIFAIVGASSGNLVEWFDFYVYAFCAIYFAPAFFPSDDPTVQLLNTAGVFAAGFLMRPIGGWLFGRVADKHGRKNSMMISVLMMCAGSLVIACLPTYASIGAWAPFLLLMARLFQGLSVGGEYGTTATYMSEVALRGQRGFFASFQYVTLIGGQLLAVLTVVILQQFLSADELKAYGWRIPFVVGAVAAVISLVLRRSLKETTTAEVRQNKDAGSVSALFRDHKAAFITVLGYTAGGSLIFYTFTTYMQKYLVNTVHMDPKVASYIMTGALFLYMCMQPVFGMLADKIGRRASMLWFGGLGTLCTVPLLLTLKTTTSPVIAFVLITLALAIVSFYTSISGLVKAEMFPVQVRALGVGLAYAVANAVFGGSAEYVALGLKNMGMENTFYWYVTAMMAIAFLFSLRLPKKPAYLHEDH, from the coding sequence ATGACAACGACTCACTACACCGGGGAAGAACGACGCAAGCGAATTTTCGCGATCGTCGGTGCTTCGTCCGGCAACCTTGTGGAATGGTTCGACTTTTATGTCTACGCCTTCTGCGCGATCTACTTCGCACCCGCGTTTTTTCCGTCCGATGACCCGACCGTACAACTGCTGAACACCGCAGGCGTGTTCGCGGCGGGCTTTTTGATGCGCCCCATCGGGGGCTGGCTGTTTGGCCGCGTGGCGGACAAGCACGGTCGCAAAAATTCCATGATGATCTCCGTGCTGATGATGTGCGCCGGTTCGCTGGTCATCGCCTGCCTGCCGACCTACGCCTCGATCGGTGCATGGGCGCCGTTCCTGTTGCTGATGGCTCGTTTATTCCAAGGGCTCTCTGTGGGCGGTGAATACGGCACCACGGCCACGTATATGAGCGAAGTCGCGTTGCGGGGGCAGCGTGGGTTTTTCGCCTCGTTTCAGTACGTGACGCTGATTGGCGGCCAGTTGCTGGCGGTACTGACGGTGGTCATCCTGCAGCAGTTTCTCAGTGCCGATGAGCTGAAAGCCTACGGCTGGCGGATACCTTTCGTGGTCGGTGCGGTGGCTGCGGTCATCTCCCTCGTCCTGCGCCGGTCGCTCAAGGAAACCACCACCGCCGAGGTCCGCCAGAACAAGGATGCCGGGAGCGTGTCCGCGTTGTTCCGCGATCACAAAGCGGCGTTCATTACCGTGTTGGGCTACACCGCCGGTGGCTCGCTGATTTTCTACACGTTCACCACCTACATGCAGAAGTACCTCGTCAACACGGTGCACATGGACCCCAAAGTCGCCAGCTACATCATGACCGGCGCGCTTTTCCTGTACATGTGCATGCAGCCAGTGTTCGGCATGCTGGCGGACAAAATCGGGCGTCGTGCCTCAATGCTGTGGTTCGGCGGGCTGGGCACGCTGTGCACCGTACCGTTGTTGCTGACACTCAAGACGACTACCAGCCCGGTCATCGCATTCGTGCTGATCACCCTGGCGCTGGCCATTGTCAGCTTCTACACCTCCATCAGCGGGCTGGTAAAAGCCGAGATGTTTCCGGTGCAAGTGCGTGCGCTGGGTGTTGGCCTGGCGTACGCCGTAGCCAACGCGGTGTTTGGCGGCTCGGCTGAATACGTCGCTCTGGGCCTCAAGAACATGGGCATGGAAAACACCTTTTACTGGTACGTTACAGCGATGATGGCGATTGCTTTCCTGTTCAGTCTGCGACTGCCGAAGAAACCGGCCTACCTGCACGAGGATCACTGA
- the pcaF gene encoding 3-oxoadipyl-CoA thiolase, whose amino-acid sequence MMREVFICDAIRTPIGRFGGALATVRADDLAALPIKALMERNPSVNWQELDEVFLGCANQAGEDNRNVARMAALLAGLPASVPGVTVNRLCASGLDAVGSAFRAIACGEMDLAIAGGVESMSRAPFVMGKADSAFGRGQKLEDTTLGWRFVNPLMQEHYGVESMPQTGDNVAEDFGVSREDQDAFAVRSQQRTAAAQASGFFADEIIPVRIAHKKGETVVDTDEHPRADTSLDGLARLKPVNGSGKTVTAGNAAGLNDGAAAMILASADAVKKHGLTARARVLGMASAAVEPRVMGIGPVPAVRKLVKRLGLTVNDLDVIELNEAFASQALAVLRELSIADDSPKVNPNGGSISLGHPLGMSGARLVLTALHQLEKTGGSTALATMCVGVGQGLALIIAR is encoded by the coding sequence ATGATGCGTGAGGTATTTATCTGCGATGCGATTCGCACGCCTATTGGCCGCTTTGGCGGCGCCTTGGCGACTGTTCGTGCGGATGATCTGGCAGCGTTGCCCATAAAAGCCCTGATGGAACGCAACCCGTCGGTCAACTGGCAGGAGCTGGACGAAGTGTTCCTCGGCTGCGCCAACCAGGCGGGTGAAGACAACCGCAACGTGGCCCGCATGGCCGCGCTATTGGCGGGTTTGCCGGCCAGCGTGCCGGGCGTAACCGTCAATCGTCTTTGTGCCTCCGGGCTTGATGCAGTCGGTTCGGCGTTCCGCGCCATCGCCTGTGGCGAGATGGATCTGGCGATTGCCGGTGGCGTCGAGTCGATGTCCCGCGCGCCCTTTGTGATGGGCAAGGCCGACAGCGCGTTCGGCCGCGGCCAGAAGCTGGAAGACACCACGCTGGGCTGGCGTTTCGTCAATCCGCTGATGCAAGAGCATTACGGCGTCGAAAGCATGCCGCAGACGGGTGACAACGTGGCTGAAGATTTCGGTGTTTCGCGGGAAGACCAGGACGCGTTCGCCGTGCGCAGCCAGCAACGGACGGCGGCGGCCCAGGCATCCGGTTTTTTCGCCGACGAGATCATTCCGGTGCGCATCGCCCATAAAAAAGGCGAGACAGTTGTCGACACCGATGAGCATCCGCGTGCCGACACCAGTCTGGATGGGTTGGCCCGATTGAAGCCAGTCAACGGGTCGGGCAAAACTGTCACTGCGGGCAATGCGGCGGGCCTGAACGACGGCGCGGCGGCAATGATTCTGGCGTCTGCCGACGCGGTAAAGAAACATGGCCTGACGGCGCGTGCCCGCGTGCTGGGCATGGCCAGCGCCGCGGTTGAGCCTCGCGTGATGGGCATCGGCCCGGTTCCGGCAGTGCGCAAGCTGGTGAAACGCCTGGGGCTGACAGTCAACGATTTAGACGTCATCGAACTCAACGAAGCCTTCGCCAGCCAGGCCCTGGCTGTGCTTCGTGAACTGAGCATCGCTGACGACTCACCGAAGGTCAACCCCAACGGTGGCTCGATTTCCCTGGGTCATCCGCTGGGCATGAGCGGTGCGCGTCTGGTGCTGACGGCCTTGCATCAATTGGAGAAGACCGGAGGCAGCACAGCGCTGGCGACCATGTGCGTGGGCGTGGGCCAAGGATTGGCGCTGATCATCGCGCGCTGA